A window of Gorilla gorilla gorilla isolate KB3781 chromosome 5, NHGRI_mGorGor1-v2.1_pri, whole genome shotgun sequence genomic DNA:
CAAGGGGTGTCTTTCCAAATAAGAAGAATAGCTACTTATTACAATTTATAATTTTGCCAGATACAATGAATAACTTTGCCAGATACAAGGCTAAGTGCTTTTATGCATagtctcatttagtcctcacaagtcctctatgaggtaggtattatgagcatttgtcattttatagatggggaaattaATGACAAGAGCTTTTAAGTAACTTTCCTTCTATGATTCAAGTGCTAGGTGGTGGGGTAGAATCGAAGCATGAGTCCATTTATTTCAAACCTGTGGGCATTGACCACCAAATGGTACATCATTTCCATCTTTAGTATGTTACATTTCATTAGAACTTGAGCTAATGCAGTTTAACCTCCATGTGCTATTCTGAACACTTCCTAGCACCTGCACAAGTACACCCCAAATAGCTACATGTGAGAGGAGAAAGAACATTGGCCTGGGGATCAGCTCTGTGGCTTCTAACCCTGCCTCTGCAGCTTGCTAGCTGTCCATCTTTGGTCCATGACTTACCCTCTCTGAGGCTACATTTCTTTACCTGTAAACTGGCAATTAAGGTTCCTTCTCTGCTTATTTTGAAAAGAGGTGAGTAGTTACAAAGACTGTCCACGTCCTCCAGCCAAAACCACCAGGAACACACCTATATGTTGAACAAGTTGGATGTATTACTCATTACAGTAAGAAAGAATGTCACCATAGGGGACTGTGGGGCATTGCAATATGAGAGTGTGAAaaggatatataatattataggaTGTGGGCTCTGGTTGGGTGATTTTGGGGAGGGTCTAATGAAGCAAGAGTTCACTCTGGATTGTTAGGGACAATTCTATGACTGGATATCTTAATATATCTTATGAATAGAGAGGACAGACTAGAGTGAGACTAAAGCCATCATGAGAAAGAAGTAGGCATCATTCATATTAGCCAGGAGCGGGGGTCATGTCGTATTTTGTGGTTTTTACAAGGACCTTGTTTTTGTCTGTGCTTAGACAAAGTTATGAAGGGCCACTGTTTTGTCTCACTTCATCATGGTCACAGAATGAGCATGTGTTAATGTTCTGTGAGATGGTGCCTGGCAGAACAGCATGGCCTTGCTGTGAGCTCCTAGCCAGCTTCTAACAATGTCGAGGCCTAGGGGACAGAGTAAGGCCAGCTCCTGGATATCAGGGCTACTCTTCTTTTCCTCAAGACCAAATGAGACAATGTAAGCAAAAGAAGGTTTTGTCAACTGCAAAGCAttgtacaaatttaaaaaaaaaagatatttatatatatgtatttacatatcaCATATCTACTtttagatatatgatatatattatatataatatatatctttaggtatataatatatattatatattatatatatatctttagatatatatataatatacatatctttagacatatataatatatatatctttggacatatatattatatatatctttagctatatataatatatctttagataatataaagattatatatatctttagatatacaatatatgtatatctttagatatataatatatatatgatatatacatatatctcaaGGCTGAGTGCTGGAGTTTTTGGTTGGcattaaaattagaaagatcATCTTTCACCTTTTTCAACAGAAAATTAAGTAAGTGTTTCCTGCAAATTTGGGGTAACTGGCAATATTCATTTCTCTCAAGAAACAAGACAAGTGTCACCCTTGAGGGCTCAGGGGCAAGCCGAAGCACCTTCCTCACTCTATCTTGCTTCTGTCATTATCTACCTGTAGGTTGGACTCATCTCAGGTACGGTTTTTGTGATCCTCGGATTGACTGTTCTGGCAGTGGGCTTTCTTGTGCCCCCCAAAATCGAAGCATTTGGCGAAGCCGATTTTGTGGTGGTCGATACGCATGCTGTCCAGTTTAACAGTGCTCTGGACATGTACAAGCTGGCAGGAGCTGTTCTCTTCTGCATTGGAGGCACATCCATGGCAGGGTGCCTGCTGATGTCGGTGTTTGTAAAGAGCTActccaaagaagaaaaattcctCCAGCAGAAGTTTAAAGAACGAATCGCAGACATCAAAGCCCACACCCAGCCGGTTACAAAAGCTCCAGGGCCAGGGGAAACAAAGATTCCAGTCACTTTGTCCAGGGTTCAAAATGTCCAGCCTCTACTGGCAACCTGAAACCTTTCCCACCCCAGTTCTTCTTGTCTGATTTATGCCCGTGGTTAAAAAGAGCAGGCCAGTTTTCGAGATAAAGAAGATTTGGCGTTAACTGCCCCAGGGCTGTGTTCAGCTGTGGGCAATATAATGGGTGGACTCACACTTGCTCAGTTCAGGCAGCTCTGCTGGAGGGCGGTGCCATGCCTAAGCCTGTGCACATGCATCCAGCTGCTTAAGATGGGTGCTTCCTTGTACCCGGCCACCAGAAGCCCCCTGGAACTCCTCTTTCATAGATCGTGACTTTGTGTTATTTTCCGTGTTGTTTGAAAGTGCCGAACAGTTTAGACCAGCTCACCAATGGCTAATGTggtccattttattttctaatactgGTTTATCTAATCTTTTCTGCGTGGTGCTGTCTTCCATTCCTGTCTCACTATGTGTAAGATTTTGTCATATGTGTTCATAGAAACATGGAATTCTCTGATTTTGAGCCGAACATGAGTTTTTAAACTATATCTTGACATGAGGTTCCTGACATTGGATACAAAGTTATCAGCATTCacaaatctttttgttttctccattttttccccCCCCCTTTGAGATGAAGTGCTGTTCTtttgcctaggttggagtacagtggtgaaatcatagcgcactgcagccttgaactcctgggctcaagcgatcctcccacctcagcctcccaagtagctgggactacaggcacctgccgccacccccagttaatattttttttaattttttttagaggcaggatcttgctgtccatttttttttaaaaaaagctaaaatTGCCAACTTTAGAATCTTgaccaaaaaaattaattttaggagCATCTATTTATGCAGTGTTCAAAAGTACTGAATTAGCAACCAGGAAGTTTTAGTTCCTTCTACtacctgtgtgatcttggggaaattatttaacctctcagtCCTAATTTTCCCCTTCCGTATAATGGGAGTTCTGGATCACAATATGTCTGGGCTCTCATTACGCAAACATCCGAGATTCCATTTTTGCCATGTGTCATCGAGTCTCTCCCCAACAGatgtttgtgatgtttttgtgGCTGTCACCATGGTGGGATTCTTTCAGAATGAGACTCCTGGAAAGTCACTGAGTCAGCAGCCTTCACACCATCTACCCTTAAATATCCAGCCCCAGCAATTTATACAAtgctgtcatatttttaaaaaaacaaaagtaagccATCCTCAAATAAGGAACCCTTTGGTAGATACTAACCTTAAAAAGCGTTTTCATTCTCAAACAAGATGCTTTGTTCTCCAACAAGATGTTCATCTCATCACTTGCACTTTTGTTTTAATGTATGGATTCAGATTAGACTGAGAAAAATCGAAAATGTGACCTTggtattttcttaaaattgtgcCACCTTAGAGacccctccccctttttttttattccttcactggataaataaaatatgtgaacAAGTGGAACCTGAATTGCATTGTCATTCCTTCAGTGTGGTTATTTTCTCTCCAACATGTAATTTTCCATTCTGAGACTGAATAAGCTCTGATGTTTCCCCGGCTaaatggaagaataaatgaaGCAATTAGTACTCTTTGTGCACAGTGTTTATTTTGCACAGTCCAGCATAAAACACAGGGCAAATCAGTATCCTCAGCAAGGATCATTGGCCAGATTTTGGAGAAATCGTTCCAGTTTCCTCAGGTTCTCTATCTTCCTGTGGAAATACCATTTTAATTGTATTCTTTAAAGACTTATGCAAGCCCCCAAGCATCTGTTCAAGGCAACATCGTTTGAAGCTTTCCATGCTTGCTTCTGTCTTGCATACCAATGAATCTCTGAGGATGAGACTTGACTTGTAAAAGCCTCCAGAATGAAAAATGATGGCTGGTGGGAACTTCTAGGTACAGACATAACAGCAACTATTTAAAAAGCAGCTCTATTCCTCAGATGAAGGCCTAAAAGAAGCCGAGGCGGATAAAGTAGGAGCTGGGTTTGCAAACAATTCAGCATGCCCTGTCTTTCCTGTTCAGCCCAGGCTTCGTGGAAGTGGGTACTTGTAAAGACCCTCCCAGCCCACGAGGCAAGGATTGGGAGTTATTGTGGTAGAGCAGAGAAAGGTGGCTGGATTGGATTAGGAAATACAGTTTGATCTTTGGAAAGAATGCAGGCCGTATAtaatcagaggctgggaagcagtggactacccattttttaaagatattttctggCCTGGGTTGGGCAGACATCTCAATTGTATGGCAAACAAGAATGACCTTAGAGCTTTGATCCCAGCCTCATTGCTTGCACTAAACCAGTCCTTCCCTTCAGTATTGAAACTTCTAAAACAAAGGGAAACCGCATACCTATAGTGCTGAGATGGCAGCTGGAGAAACTTAGAAATGGTTTCTGGCCCAGAGGTCAGGTACACACAGGCACTTGGATAGAAACCTTAGATAATATGGGCCCACCCAGGCACACGTTTCCCCACCCCTTTGTCAACACTCACTGGCATTTTCTTAGGCACTTCCAGTGATCCCACACCTACTGTCCCACAGGTGAGCTGCTATATCTGATAATGGCTCTGTATGGTTAGAAAACCCATCCCCATGTCTTTCCAAACTCTGCGTTGCTAAACCTTCCACACGTTGGATAAGATTCCATAATTCAAAGTCACCTTGAAGTCTAATCCTCTTACATATGACCAGTGAGCTCTTGCTTTCAATCTTATCATCTCCCTGTTTGTCTTCTTCAGAGAGATATTTCTATAAGTTCTTAATGTTCCCAACTTAGTTCATGCCACCTATTAAAAGGTGTCCCCAGAGgttttagaaattatatttgtTAGAGATTCCCTAACTCCATTAATAGTGTTACTATGTGAACGGGACCTCAAGCCAGAATACAATAACAGAGGGCTGTGTAAGCAGCTCCTTTGTGAGCTCTCAAGGCCTCCTGGGATCTGTCCAGCTCCTTTCTGGTTTTATTATGGTTTTATTCTAGTCATATGCAACCAGTCTCCCCTCACTAAATGTGCCTGCACTTTCATGCCCCTGTGCCTTCACTCACAATGCTTATTTTCCCAAGAATAACCACCTGCCTATTCTCTGGTTATGAACTCATCATTCAAGACCACATCAAGAAAtagcagcaataataataataactaacatgTATTGCATGGGAGGGATCATTGAAGCCTTTTATATGTatcaattcatttaattttcaaaaacccTATGAGGTCAGGACTAATAccatatgcccattttacaggaaATGAAATAGGCAAAGAGAGCATAACTCATCCAAGGATAATAAGTAACTGACATATGCAAGATTTAAATTCAAGCAGCCTGACTCCAGAGGCTCTATGTTCCACCAATATGCCAATATGTTCTTTTGCCTCTAGAAATGCCaccttttctctgcagcttctccttgatatctctctctctcacacacacacacgcacacacacacagacacacacacactcagacttAATGTCTCTTCCTCAATAAATTCAGCACTTCATACAAACACATTCTATCCCACTTATCCCTCTTTATTATAGTGATTTGTTTACACATCTGTTCCTTCCATTAGAAGCTGACTATTAGCTGCTTGGGTACAGAGAGCATATCTTAATAAGTGGTGAACCCTTAGAATCAAATACATAAAAGCTATGTGTTACTATTATATggttatttaaaacaattattgcatttttattcaGAGCCAAGCAACGTGCTGGCACTATAAAGGGATGATGAACAGGGGCTCTAATGTTTTTGcatatcgtgtgtgtgtgtgtgtgtgtgtgtgtgtgtgtgtgtgtgtgtgtgtgtgtgtgtaaggaaaaaaaaagtattttctaggGAGGACTAAGCTTAGAGTATGAATATGAGTTCCCCAAAGCAAAGCTTCCTTCACTATAACATTTGAGTGGGAGAAACCCAGTCTGATGACTAGCTCACCATTTCTATACCTAAAAGCAAAATCTTCCAGCCAACGAGTCTTGCCCACTGACACAGAGCTACCAGTCATACTTCTCATTCCAGCAAGAGACCGATGGAACAGCTAAACCCACCTAGTCAAGAGCAGAATGAATTGTTTCCAGCAGTCCTGAATAAACAACCTTGCCTTTCATCCTTACATATGAAAGTACAATCTGAGTCATCAGACATCTGTGGAAAATGAGCACGTTGAAGGAGGTGGTACATACACAGGGAATAATAGACTCAGTGGGAAACATAAGGACTTCAGAAATCACAGAACTCTAAAAAGAATCTAATCAGTCTTCAAGAAGAAATTAAAGccataagataaaaatagaataCTATGAAAAAGAACATCAAGTAGTTCAAAATAACAAACAACTAAAAGAataagttgaaagcatttcctggAAAGTAAAATAatccctcattttaaaaatgaaaaacatgagaCAATTGGTAAAGACATACAAGTTCAATCAAGGGGGAAAAGATAACAGAAAACAATAATTGAGAAGAAATTATcagtaaaataacagaaaaaaaatttccaaagataTAGGATACAAAAATCTTCAGACTGAAAATGCCTGCTGaagactgggtgtggtgactcgcacctgtaatcccagcattttgggaggctgaggtgggcagattacttgaggtcaggagttcgagaccagcctggccaacactgtgaaacagtctccacaaaaatacaaaaattaaccgggcatgtgGCGTGAGTCTATAATCCCCAgccgctcaggaggctgaggcaggagaatcgcttggacccaggaatggaggttgcagtgagcagagtttgccccactgcactccagcctggttgcccgagtgagactctgtcaaaaacgaACGAACGAACGAGCGAAcgcaaggaagaaagaaagaaagaaagaaagaaagagagagagagagagagatggagggagggaggtagggagggaaggaaggaaggaaggaaggaaggaaggaagtaaggaagggagagagagagagaaagagagagagagagagcaaggaaggaagggagagaaaagaaagagaaaaggaaggaaggaaggaaagagagagagagagagaaaggaaggaaggaaggaaggagagagagagaaaggaaggaaggaaggaaagagcctGCTGAATATTCAGCAATATGAatggttaaaaagaaaatcaggcatgtttttgtgaaatttttgGACACAAAAGATGAAAGGATCCAAGAAGCATCCCAGAGAACAGCAGCCCACCTACAAAATGATAAAAGTCAGACTGGGGAAAGAGCAGGTATGATCTCTGCAAAAGATAGGAAGCAAGGTAACTGAGTCTACAGAAAATACATGTTCCTCTTATCGACAAGAAAAGAGCAAAGCAATAGAAACTCTgggaagaaaattttttaataaactgcACAAAGAAATGATGGTTGTGACATGATAGGGAAGAATTGATAGAGCATAAGAAAAGTGAAGCCactggggacatggatgaagctggaaaccatcattctcagcaaactaccgcaaggacaaaaaaccaaacaccgcatgttctcactcataggcgggaattgaacaatgagaacacatggacacaggaaggggaacatcacacactggagactgctgtggggtgggcggaagggggagggatagcattaggagatatacctaatgctaaatgacgagttaatgagagcagcacaccaacatggcacatgtatatatatgtaacaaacctgcacgttgtgcacatgtaccctagaacttaacctataattataaaaaaaaaaaaaagaaagtgaagccACTGGAAACTTGAGCTTCCCACTAGACACACATTCTATTTCTGTAGAACAAAACCTGGGACTATTGAACccacagagaaaaaaacagaatctcGTCACTTCAATAGTTTTGCAGTGATGATCATTACAAAGTCAAAATAATGCAAGCTTTTACTTGTTTTCAACTTTCAGAATAAACTATAGCCAAAAGTCTAAATTATGATTGTACAATGAACTGTATGTGTGATAAATCTGATGATATGAAAATGAAGGTAGTGCTAGcaaaattcagaaaacaaaataaaaaaaaataagaggagaTAAAAGTAGGGACACTAATAGCCTCATCTGGTTTAGTGGAGTCAAGAGTaactgtcttagtctatttgggttgcagtaacaaaataccatagattgggtggcttatgaaaaacagacatttgtttctcacagttctagaggctgggaagtccaagatacaTCAAGAGCAGATTCAGTGTccggtgagggctgctctctgcctcATCCATGGTGCTTTCTGGCTGTGTCATCACTTGGTGGAAGGGGGCACATCTGGTTTCTTTAGCCTCCTATAAAGGCACAAATCTcattcataagggctccaccctcatgccccagtcacctcccaaaggcctcgcctcctaatgctatcacagTAGGGGTTAGGtctcaacatgtgaattttgtggGTATACAAACAATCAATCTGTAGCAGTAGCTGGCTAAAGCTTATAGAAATAAATAACGACTTAAGTTTATAATTTACAACTGTAAAGATGACTcaatgaaagaattaaaaataaaacataacaaacaatggaaagagaagagagaataaaGTGAGAGGTAGGGAAAGTAAATTTAACCCCCATCTTTAATTGTAAGAAattaggctgggtgaggtggctcacgcctataatcccagcactttggaaggtcgaggcaggtttatcacttgagctcaagagtttgaggacagcctgggcaacatggaaaaatcctgtctctacttaaagaaaaaaaatacaaaaattagctggatgtggtggtacatgcctgtggttccagctactcaggaggctgaggcaggaggatcacttgagccaggtcgaggctgcagtgagccgaggtcacaccactgcactccagcctgggcaacagagccagaccctgtctcaaaaaaagataaattattatctccattaataaatcaagaaatagtAAATATAGTATTTGAAATTATGGAAGAAGCCACTAGAAGAATTTCCAACAGTAAATGTTAAAAGAGGTTGCCtctgaggggctgggggaagccAGGGATAAGGCAGGATGATTATTACTCACGTAGTGAAGACTTAAGACCGTCCTAGTCACAGCCCCGGTCCCTGGAGTTCTCAAATAGACTTTAAActaatttctattgtttagatgctacaaaaaaaaaggacacaagcATTAACAGATCCTTAAAACAAAATGATTGATTCTAGTTTAAGGTTCTGGGAAAGCCTCAAAGGAAGTGATATTTAATTTGTGTCTTGAAATATGAGTAGAAGGTAACCAGAATAATCTTGCCTTCATGAgggatttgttcttttttgtgggAGGTTGCAGGTCAGAGGTAGTGGAtgatgggaagagagagagaagagcttTCCAGGGAGAGGCAACAGCATGTGCAAACACACAGAACCAAGACTGAGTGAGGCACGTTGAAAAATTGTAAGAAGCCCGTCCTAGCTGAAGCAGCCCATGAGCCCTGGGTTGAGCGTCTAGAGATGGCAAGGCCAACAAGCCCTGTCACCAAGCCGCACACCTCCAGGAGGCACCATTTACAGTGACTACAATGTAAACAACACCTCCTAGAGCTGTATAGCAGGACTATACTGGGGGAGCCGTCTGAGTAGTCGCAGAGGGTTAGGTTTGCTACAGAAGGCCAAGATCAGACCAGAGGTGATGGGAGACTTGAGGATCGAAGACAAGAGCTGAGAGCAGCCAGCATGGGGAGAGCAGCAGAGACTGAATCAGAAATGAATGCAAAGGGGGCAGAGGAGAGTCCTTGTTCTGTGCCCCAACCCTTAAGGTGTGTTAGCTTTCTCTccaagtccctgtctctacaacatcACCAACTTCAGAATCAGAGGAATCGTTTCCTTTGCCTTCCGAGGAATGGAAAATGTCAACAAGAAATGTTGGGCTTTTGTCATAATGGGACCTCTAACAAATGTTACCCTGTATCTTGCCCCTACGCCAATTTTCTATCTGCTCTAGGAAAAAAGGTGAGGTGGGAGAGCCTACCGTCTGTATGTTGCTAGTCAGCCTCTTAAGAGTACTGAATGATGAAACAGAACTCAGAAATGGAACAATgcagagaaaataattgaaatagcTAAGATGTGTTGAGAGCTTCCTCTTTGTCAAGTAATGTGACAAATATCATTATGCATTTttgcatttaatataatttatcctTGAAAGGATTCTAAGGATGACTACAGTtactttctccattttacagataaggaaatctgGGCTCACAGAGATGAAGTGAGTCACCCAAGGTGGTCATGCAGCCAGAAAGTGATTCAACTAGTGTTTAAACCCAGGTAGTCTGACTCAAAGCCTTCCCTCCTTGTGAACAGATTCTGTCAGAAAGATTGAGAAAGTAGCTGCAACTCATCTCTGTTTAATATGTCCCAGATTTAACATCTCTTTTAGCATAGGGCTCTGCATTTTTACATAGGATGCAAAAAAAATGGgcaagatatattttatatatatatttatatttattatatatgcaaTAAAACCACTACATGGGAATTCAGTCTAAACCATTGCAGGCAATAAAAGTAAGATTCCACTGAACTGGAGTGCTGAGCTAATGAAAGATTGGTCCAGAATGCTATTTTTGTCTTCCCAGAAATTTTATAAGAACAAATCTGTAATCCGCAAGCTCCTTGAAGGTTGGTACCATGACTTACTCATATTTCTCCCCAACACCTAGCACAGCATCTAATTCACAGGAGAAGCTCAATGAATGTTTGCTGAATTGAGGTGTTTGAGTTGAAGAAACTGCAATAATTGTTCTTAGTAAACAGACCTCCTTGTGACCTGCACCAATCCATATGATACTGGTAAGAATCATGTATTCTCATGCAGCGTGTGAGTGTCTTACATGCTTTGACCTGTCTTAAAATGCATTCACTGGAATTCCTGGAAGGTGTAAGGTGTTAATCTCCCACAAGAGAtgtgtgcatttttatttatttattttttgagacagagtcttgctctattgcccaggctggaatgcagtgccatgatcttggctcactgcaacctccgcctcccgggctcaagcaattctcctgtctcagcctcctgagtaactgggattacaggcatccgccaccaagcccagctaatttttgtatttttagtagagacggagtttcaccatattggtaaggctggtctcaaactcctgatctcaggtgatcctaccaccttggcctcccaaagtgctgggattataggcgtgagccaccgggcccggccgaTGTGTGCATTTTTAACTATGTGAGTACAGCTCAACTCTGATTGAGGGAGGCAAGATAGCCCAGTGGTTAAGCATGCAAGCTCCGGAGTCAGACTATGCATTCAAGTTTTGGCTCTATCATTTTGCAGACTTGCAAAGGCAGGGCATTGGCCAAATCACTAcaactctctgggcctcagtttcctcatctatcaagAATGATTAAAAATTTGTACCTACTGGGGTCGctgttgaggattaaatgagttaacacagCTAAAGCAATCAGAGCAGTGACTTACACAGAGCTAGCACTTAATGAATGCTAATTGTTACTATCTGGGGCAAGGCCCATTTAAAACACACCTGTTTAAGGCTCCAATAGAGGCATAAGTCTCCCAGTTTGCCTGCGAACACATTTGCTTTCACCTCTACAGTCACCCCTACTGTCAGATCTGAAGTGATTTGGAACTCACCAGACAGGGCATTGATCTTTTCAACATCAAGTTTAATTAAGCCTAGTGAATAGCTAAAGTGTGATGTTTCATGTCTTTCCATGTAGTTCAGTGAGAAAGatttattaactcattaaaaTGTCGTGCTAGTTACTTTCAGCCTTTCAGAATGACTGTGACTTCCAGCCAGCTATTTATCCcagaaaagacccagaatagaaTCTGACTTTATGAACTTCCTAGACCTGAATCTATGTTACCAGATCGTGTTGTTCCAACATTAGGGATCAAAAGCTTCAACGAATATGGTGGCTGATTTAGACTCACCTGCCTCGGGTGACATTCAAAAGGCTGCTGATGTCTCACAGTGAGGCTGCGCCAGGCTGGCACCAGAGCCTGCTTCTTCCTTCCATGGAGTGGAGCTGGCTGAAGAGGTTGGGCAATCTGGGTCCAAGGAGCTGAGTCTCTGCCGTGTATTGACTGTCTTGTTTCCTGCTTGACTTCCTTGTTTCCTGtccccacctgcctcaccctaACTCTTCATTCAAGTTGCAAATGTATATTCTCCTCTGAGGAGGCTTGCTTTTGAGGAAGACAGTAGAAATTCCCCAAATTCCCTTTTCACACCCATCCTGCAAAATATGCCTACCCTAGAGTGCAATAATCCgcacttttatttttgcttactcTTTCTAGTATTTTCTGGTTAAATTAGAAGCAGTAGAACATAGTGGCTGATAACATGAGCTGAGAAAGGGTGAATCTAGACTTTTCAATTTACTAGTTTGTAACTTTAAACCAATTATTTACTCCATGCCTTACACActtcatcaataaaatggaaGTAATGGTGTCTTCCTCATAGGGctctagtgaatttttttcttaatccatGTGAGGGCTTTAGAAGTGTATCTATCAAGTAAATAATCACATTCATACTGAGATTTTTGTTCTTGCAACTATTTATTGTTCTTGCAGCTAGTTGTTGTCCTCACCGTTTTTGTTACAATCCTCCTAGTGGGCAGGGACTCAGTCACTCACTCCTAGTGCCAAGCAGACATTCGTACTTAATAATGTTCTTTTGATAATGGCTAATAATGGGAATAAGAATGAGGGAAGAAGATGCCAAATAAGATCTaggtttttaataaattaagGGAGGCAAAAATGATTTCCCTAGCAGCCAAATTTCTAAATGCATTTCCACCATCATCTCCAGCTTCCTATTCGTTAATACAATTTCCTGCTTTCAAATATTGAGCACCAAACAGGAAATTAGTTTGAGGATGATGGTCCCCAGCCAAAGAAAGGAAAGCAATTTCCATGGCAAGTAAATAGACACTTTTTCTAGGATATCCTCGGAAACTGGATGTAACCACCATGGACCTCCAAGTAATCTCAGTGGACCTTAAAGTTTCACTCCTAGAAATGAAGGGCAAAATTGCACTTCCTCATCTGAATAACCCAAATGATcatccaaattttattttctacccaGAGACTGCCtgtcagaaatgcaaatgcaGAAGGACGTGACACTGCAGCTGGTGGAAAATGGGTGGCTTTCCGGTGGTGACCCCCTCTTTGTGTCAGGGTCACTTGTGCTCAGGAACAGCAAAGCCAGGATATGGAGCCTGCATTAGGCCTGGTTTACTC
This region includes:
- the NRSN1 gene encoding neurensin-1 — its product is MSSCSNVCGSRQAQAAAEGGYQRYGVRSYLHQFYEDCTASIWEYEDDFQIQRSPNRWSSVFWKVGLISGTVFVILGLTVLAVGFLVPPKIEAFGEADFVVVDTHAVQFNSALDMYKLAGAVLFCIGGTSMAGCLLMSVFVKSYSKEEKFLQQKFKERIADIKAHTQPVTKAPGPGETKIPVTLSRVQNVQPLLAT